In the Theobroma cacao cultivar B97-61/B2 chromosome 1, Criollo_cocoa_genome_V2, whole genome shotgun sequence genome, one interval contains:
- the LOC18612955 gene encoding LOB domain-containing protein 22 translates to MQRNNNNGVAAAAVHPACAACKHQRKKCDENCILAPYFPADRSREFQAVHKVFGVSNATKIVRNANTEEDRKRVADSLIWEAFCRQKDPVLGPYGEYRKIYEELTLYKSQNQMMLLQVQGRGDEAAAAAAAFKMPPAVAEWNNNSNKRIDVKGAFNNAALRYDHGDSLVHFTTYGYPSQSDKPAVQEKGIHNATTLVPLQYYASDVGHINGKALESTRWDNIL, encoded by the exons ATGCAAAGGAATAATAATAACGGTGTGGCAGCAGCAGCAGTACATCCAGCATGCGCTGCATGCAAGCATCAAAGGAAGAAATGCGATGAAAATTGCATTCTGGCACCTTATTTTCCAGCGGATAGGAGTCGAGAATTTCAGGCGGTGCACAAAGTTTTCGGTGTTAGCAATGCAACAAAAATAGTGCGCAATGCCAATACTGAAGAAGATCGAAAAAGGGTTGCTGATTCATTGATTTGGGAGGCATTTTGTAGGCAAAAGGATCCGGTGTTAGGGCCTTACGGAGAGTATAGGAAAATTTATGAAGAGCTCACGTTGTATAAAAGCCAAAACCAGATGATGCTCCTGCAAGTGCAAGGGCGAGGTGATGAGGccgctgctgctgctgctgcgtTCAAAATGCCTCCTGCTGTTGCAGAATGGAATAACAATAGTAATAAGAGAATTGATGTTAAAGGAGCTTTTAACAATGCTGCATTGCGCTACGATCATGGAGATTCTCTTGTTCATTTCACCACATACGGCTACCCTTCACAGTCAGACAAACCTGCAGTGCAAGAAAAAGGCATCCACAATGCTACTACCCTTGTTCCACTGCAATACTACGCTTCAG ATGTAGGTCATATCAATGGCAAGGCACTGGAAAGCACAAGATGGGATAACATACTATAG
- the LOC18612956 gene encoding glucosidase 2 subunit beta isoform X2, whose translation METSCVSLKHCFSVCVVVSFFLVVSSVRSKSLPLGIHPLDEKYFAAEVIKCKDGSKSFNRDRLNDNFCDCIDGTDEPGTSACPAGKFYCRNVGNCCDGSDEYDGGIMCPNTCIMGGNVEYKSENYISTSNLHSTEVKQKIIGINLEDLIQTLADLKMLIIAEVALCCFLVVQVYKRVGSKKRLYR comes from the exons ATGGAGACATCATGTGTTAGTTTGAAACACTGCTTCTCCGTTTGTGTTGTTGTCTCCTTTTTCCTTGTTGTTTCTTCTGTTCGGTCTAAATCTCTTCCCCTCGGTATCCACCCCCTAG atGAGAAGTATTTCGCTGCGGAGGTTATCAAGTGTAAGGATGGGTCCAAATCATTCAACAGAGACCGCCTAAACGACAACTTCTGTGACTGCATTGACGGCACCGATGAGCCCG GGACTTCAGCTTGCCCAGCAGGCAAATTTTACTGTAGGAACGTAGGAA ACTGCTGTGACGGAAGTGATGAGTATGATGGTGGCATCATGTGTCCCAACACATGCATCATGGGTGGTAATGTCGAGTACAAATCtgaaaattatatttctaCAAGTAATCTGCACTCTACTGAAGTGAAGCAAAAGATTATTGGAATTAATTTGGAAGATCTGATTCAGACGCTTGCAG ATTTGAAGATGTTAATAATAGCGGAGGTGGCTCTTTGTTGTTTTCTGGTGGTTCAAGTTTACAAGCGTGTTGGGTCTAAGAAAAGACTTTACCGATGA
- the LOC18612956 gene encoding glucosidase 2 subunit beta isoform X1, translating to METSCVSLKHCFSVCVVVSFFLVVSSVRSKSLPLGIHPLDEKYFAAEVIKCKDGSKSFNRDRLNDNFCDCIDGTDEPGTSACPAGKFYCRNVGSMPQFIFSSRVNDRFCDCCDGSDEYDGGIMCPNTCIMGGNVEYKSENYISTSNLHSTEVKQKIIGINLEDLIQTLADLKMLIIAEVALCCFLVVQVYKRVGSKKRLYR from the exons ATGGAGACATCATGTGTTAGTTTGAAACACTGCTTCTCCGTTTGTGTTGTTGTCTCCTTTTTCCTTGTTGTTTCTTCTGTTCGGTCTAAATCTCTTCCCCTCGGTATCCACCCCCTAG atGAGAAGTATTTCGCTGCGGAGGTTATCAAGTGTAAGGATGGGTCCAAATCATTCAACAGAGACCGCCTAAACGACAACTTCTGTGACTGCATTGACGGCACCGATGAGCCCG GGACTTCAGCTTGCCCAGCAGGCAAATTTTACTGTAGGAACGTAGGAAGTATGCCtcaattcattttttcttctcgTGTCAATGATCGTTTCTGTG ACTGCTGTGACGGAAGTGATGAGTATGATGGTGGCATCATGTGTCCCAACACATGCATCATGGGTGGTAATGTCGAGTACAAATCtgaaaattatatttctaCAAGTAATCTGCACTCTACTGAAGTGAAGCAAAAGATTATTGGAATTAATTTGGAAGATCTGATTCAGACGCTTGCAG ATTTGAAGATGTTAATAATAGCGGAGGTGGCTCTTTGTTGTTTTCTGGTGGTTCAAGTTTACAAGCGTGTTGGGTCTAAGAAAAGACTTTACCGATGA
- the LOC18612956 gene encoding glucosidase 2 subunit beta isoform X3, producing the protein METSCVSLKHCFSVCVVVSFFLVVSSVRSKSLPLGIHPLDEKYFAAEVIKCKDGSKSFNRDRLNDNFCDCIDGTDEPDCCDGSDEYDGGIMCPNTCIMGGNVEYKSENYISTSNLHSTEVKQKIIGINLEDLIQTLADLKMLIIAEVALCCFLVVQVYKRVGSKKRLYR; encoded by the exons ATGGAGACATCATGTGTTAGTTTGAAACACTGCTTCTCCGTTTGTGTTGTTGTCTCCTTTTTCCTTGTTGTTTCTTCTGTTCGGTCTAAATCTCTTCCCCTCGGTATCCACCCCCTAG atGAGAAGTATTTCGCTGCGGAGGTTATCAAGTGTAAGGATGGGTCCAAATCATTCAACAGAGACCGCCTAAACGACAACTTCTGTGACTGCATTGACGGCACCGATGAGCCCG ACTGCTGTGACGGAAGTGATGAGTATGATGGTGGCATCATGTGTCCCAACACATGCATCATGGGTGGTAATGTCGAGTACAAATCtgaaaattatatttctaCAAGTAATCTGCACTCTACTGAAGTGAAGCAAAAGATTATTGGAATTAATTTGGAAGATCTGATTCAGACGCTTGCAG ATTTGAAGATGTTAATAATAGCGGAGGTGGCTCTTTGTTGTTTTCTGGTGGTTCAAGTTTACAAGCGTGTTGGGTCTAAGAAAAGACTTTACCGATGA